The proteins below come from a single Rosa rugosa chromosome 2, drRosRugo1.1, whole genome shotgun sequence genomic window:
- the LOC133730344 gene encoding 26S proteasome regulatory subunit 4 homolog A-like, translating to MGQGLGTQGGSNQQSDQNPNGDKKEKKYEPAAPPARVGKKQRKKKGPEVATRLPTVRPLTKCKLRLLKLERIKDYLLMEEEFVSNQERLKPKENAEEEDKSKVVEGLRGSPLDVGTLEELIDDNHAIVSSSSGTHYVGIMSFVDKDQLEPGCDVLLHNKQHSVVGLLQDEVDPMVAVMKVEKAPVESYADIGGLESQIQEIKEAVELPLTHPELYEDIGIKPPKGVILYGEPGTGKTLLAKAVANSTSATFLRVVGSELIQKYSGDGQRLVREIFSVADELSPSIVFIDEVDAVGTKRYDAHSGGEREIQRTMLELLNQLDGFDSRGDVKVIHATNKIESLDPALIRPGRIDRKIEFPLPDIQTRRRIFHIHTSKMTLADDVNLEELVMTKDEYSGADIKAICTEAGMLALRERRMKVTHGDFKKAKEKVMYKKKEGIPEGLYL from the coding sequence ATGGGTCAAGGTTTAGGAACTCAGGGGGGCTCAAATCAACAGAGCGATCAAAACCCTAATGGCgacaagaaggagaagaagtacGAGCCGGCAGCTCCGCCGGCTCGAGTGGGCAAAAAACAGCGCAAGAAAAAAGGCCCCGAAGTTGCGACTCGGCTTCCAACGGTGAGGCCTCTCACCAAATGCAAACTCAGGCTATTGAAGCTAGAAAGAATCAAAGATTATCTTCTCATGGAGGAAGAGTTTGTATCAAACCAAGAGCGACTCAAACCAAAAGAGAATGCAGAAGAGGAAGACAAATCCAAGGTGGTTGAAGGTCTCCGAGGGTCACCTCTGGACGTTGGCACTCTCGAAGAGCTCATCGACgacaatcacgcaattgtgtcGTCCTCGTCCGGGACACACTACGTTGGGATCATGTCGTTTGTTGACAAGGACCAGCTGGAGCCAGGCTGTGACGTTTTGCTCCACAACAAGCAGCATTCCGTTGTGGGGCTTCTTCAAGATGAAGTTGATCCAATGGTGGCGGTAATGAAGGTTGAAAAGGCTCCGGTGGAGTCGTACGCCGACATTGGTGGGTTGGAGTCCCAAATACAGGAGATCAAAGAAGCCGTTGAGCTCCCGCTCACACATCCCGAGCTATATGAAGACATTGGAATCAAGCCTCCGAAGGGTGTCATATTATACGGAGAGCCCGGAACAGGCAAGACATTGCTTGCGAAAGCGGTGGCGAATTCGACGTCAGCGACTTTCTTGAGGGTTGTTGGGAGTGAGTTGATTCAGAAGTACTCGGGAGACGGTCAGAGGCTAGTGAGGGAGATCTTCAGTGTTGCTGATGAGCTCTCGCCCTCGATTGTGTTCATCGATGAAGTTGATGCAGTTGGAACAAAAAGGTACGATGCGCATTCTGGCGGGGAGCGTGAGATTCAGAGAACCATGCTGGAGTTGCTCAACCAGTTAGATGGTTTTGATTCCAGAGGAGATGTGAAGGTGATTCACGCCACAAATAAGATTGAGAGTCTCGACCCGGCCTTGATTCGACCTGGGAGGATTGACAGGAAAATTGAGTTCCCGCTACCTGATATCCAAACTAGAAGGCGGATCTTTCATATTCACACGTCGAAGATGACGTTGGCCGACGATGTCAACTTGGAGGAGCTGGTGATGACGAAAGATGAGTACTCCGGGGCGGACATAAAGGCCATATGCACTGAAGCCGGGATGCTTGCTCTGAGGGAGAGACGCATGAAGGTCACTCATGGGGACTTCAAGAAGGCAAAAGAGAAAGTGATGTACAAGAAGAAAGAAGGGATTCCCGAGGGCCTTTATTTGTGA